One segment of Paenibacillus rhizovicinus DNA contains the following:
- a CDS encoding MarR family winged helix-turn-helix transcriptional regulator — MEREIGQIAASYMQLIPLLYRAMDNPTADSNEWKAPAEITHLQLHILEELMQHPGGIAMTPLSRVIRVSKQQLTPLIAKLEEKDYVSKHAEETDKRLVRLQLTEKGKSLVNERWGSFHQGLRGRLEQLEAEDRGDLAYAVDKLTRILRRLPT, encoded by the coding sequence ATGGAACGAGAGATCGGCCAAATCGCCGCAAGCTACATGCAGCTCATTCCGCTGCTCTATCGGGCGATGGATAATCCGACTGCAGACAGCAACGAATGGAAAGCGCCGGCGGAAATCACGCATCTGCAATTGCACATTCTTGAAGAGCTCATGCAGCATCCGGGCGGCATTGCGATGACCCCGCTGTCGCGCGTCATTCGGGTATCCAAGCAGCAGCTGACGCCGCTTATCGCCAAGCTCGAAGAGAAGGATTACGTCAGCAAACACGCGGAAGAAACCGACAAGCGGCTTGTCCGGCTGCAGTTGACGGAGAAAGGGAAGTCGCTCGTCAATGAGCGCTGGGGCAGCTTTCATCAAGGGCTTCGGGGAAGGTTAGAACAGTTGGAGGCGGAAGATCGCGGAGATCTGGCGTATGCCGTCGACAAGTTGACGCGCATCCTGCGGCGTTTGCCGACATGA
- a CDS encoding abortive infection protein, giving the protein MTVAATGTHSFSRKGINYDVGTHTRSQAYSSREHFDPAIVRRELEIIRHDLHCNAVRISGQDIERLTVAARFAIEQGLEVWFSPSYVNADEAETLAYFEACASAAEELRKLSPNVIFIVGCELTFFMKGLVTGETAFDRMQTLINPWKLIKNTLRKGSFHKRLNAFLTKAVAVVRSRFHGKLTYASGVWEQVNWAPFDFVGIDCYRDRMNQGSYREKLRAYFKHGKPVVVLEFGCCTYAGASEKGGYGWAIVDRDQSPPRMKGEYVRDENEQTRYMEELLTIFKEEQVEGAFWYTFVMPFYPGSENPQFDLDMASYSVVKSLDDGVVATSIASKTIAYSGMPWEPKASFRRLAELYADR; this is encoded by the coding sequence ATGACAGTCGCCGCAACAGGCACCCATTCATTCAGCCGGAAAGGCATTAACTACGATGTCGGCACCCATACCCGCAGCCAAGCCTATTCCTCCCGCGAGCATTTCGATCCGGCTATCGTCAGACGCGAGCTTGAAATTATCCGGCACGACTTGCATTGCAATGCGGTTCGTATATCCGGCCAAGACATCGAACGGTTAACCGTAGCTGCACGTTTCGCGATCGAGCAAGGCCTCGAAGTGTGGTTCTCTCCCTCCTACGTGAATGCCGACGAGGCAGAAACCTTGGCCTACTTCGAAGCATGCGCTTCTGCGGCGGAGGAGCTCCGGAAGTTGTCGCCGAACGTAATCTTCATCGTCGGCTGCGAGCTGACGTTCTTCATGAAAGGTCTGGTGACCGGCGAAACCGCCTTCGATCGGATGCAGACGCTCATCAATCCATGGAAACTCATCAAGAACACATTACGCAAGGGCTCGTTCCACAAGCGGCTGAATGCGTTTCTGACCAAAGCCGTTGCCGTCGTCCGTTCTCGCTTCCATGGTAAATTGACATACGCTTCCGGCGTATGGGAGCAAGTGAACTGGGCGCCGTTCGACTTCGTTGGCATCGATTGCTATCGGGACCGAATGAACCAGGGCAGCTACCGCGAGAAGCTTCGCGCGTATTTCAAACACGGCAAGCCCGTCGTCGTGCTGGAGTTCGGCTGCTGCACGTATGCCGGGGCAAGCGAGAAAGGCGGCTACGGCTGGGCCATCGTCGATCGCGATCAATCTCCTCCGCGGATGAAGGGAGAGTATGTGCGGGATGAGAACGAGCAGACGCGCTATATGGAAGAGCTGCTGACGATTTTCAAGGAAGAGCAAGTTGAAGGTGCGTTCTGGTACACGTTCGTCATGCCGTTCTATCCCGGCAGCGAGAATCCGCAGTTCGACTTGGACATGGCGAGCTACAGCGTCGTCAAGAGCCTGGACGATGGCGTAGTTGCGACTAGCATCGCAAGTAAAACGATTGCTTATTCGGGCATGCCGTGGGAACCGAAGGCCTCGTTTCGGAGACTGGCGGAGCTTTATGCGGACAGATGA
- a CDS encoding nucleoside/nucleotide kinase family protein, translating into MELDPHNGARSLHAAATTIASLIQSAASRYARPFITALDGGSGAGKTTLALLAAERLADLHLATAIVHIDDFFDAAVSDEQWDRCTDEQKCLRCMDWQRLKREALLPLLDGRAASYRPFSFDTQDHLAHDAVTVQPAAAILLDGIYGTLPELMNVIDLSILIQVPPEIRRRRHNERENSEDIEWHRRWDPAEDYYFSRLRPPSSFDHVIQLA; encoded by the coding sequence TTGGAGCTTGACCCGCACAATGGCGCGCGATCCCTACATGCTGCCGCAACCACCATCGCATCCTTGATTCAATCGGCGGCATCCCGCTATGCCCGGCCGTTCATAACGGCGCTCGACGGAGGAAGCGGCGCCGGGAAAACGACGCTGGCCCTCTTGGCCGCTGAACGGCTGGCCGATTTGCATCTCGCAACGGCAATCGTTCATATCGACGATTTTTTCGATGCTGCCGTATCGGACGAACAATGGGACCGCTGCACGGATGAGCAGAAATGCCTGCGGTGCATGGACTGGCAGCGCTTGAAACGCGAAGCGCTTTTGCCGCTGCTTGATGGAAGAGCCGCCAGCTATCGTCCCTTTTCATTCGATACGCAAGATCATCTGGCTCACGATGCCGTGACCGTTCAGCCCGCGGCCGCGATTCTGCTCGATGGTATATACGGCACCTTACCGGAACTGATGAATGTGATCGACCTCTCGATCCTCATTCAAGTCCCGCCCGAGATCAGACGCAGGCGTCACAATGAACGCGAGAACAGCGAGGATATCGAATGGCATCGGCGCTGGGATCCGGCCGAAGATTATTACTTCTCTCGACTTCGCCCGCCTTCGTCGTTCGACCATGTAATCCAGCTTGCATAG